Proteins co-encoded in one Bradyrhizobium sp. 170 genomic window:
- a CDS encoding aspartate aminotransferase family protein yields MLDKSPHPTPVAVPNDLAAHWMPFTANRAFKKNPRLLAGAKDMHYFTVDGRKIIDGASGMWCTNAGHGRTQISSAIAKQAEALDYAPPFQFGIPQAFELASRIAELAPAGLDHVFFCNSGSEAADTALKIALAYHQINGQGGRIRLIGRERGYHGVGFGGTSVGGIVGNRKMFGSLLTGVDHLPATYDREKQAFSIGEPEYGAHFADELERIVNLHGANTVAAVIVEPMAGSTGVLPAPKGYLKRLREITQKHGILLIFDEVITGFGRLGFAFAAERYGVTPDMLTFAKGITNGAAPMGGVLVRDTIHDAFMSGPEHAVELAHGYTYSAHPLACAAGLATLDIYRDEKLFERANKIEPKFADAVMSLRNQPDVVDIRTVGLTAGIDLAPVADAPGKRGFAGLNSAFHDNDLMVRVAGDTLVLTPPLIITEDQIGEIIEKVAKVIRATA; encoded by the coding sequence ATGCTGGACAAGAGCCCCCATCCCACCCCCGTCGCGGTTCCGAACGACCTCGCCGCGCACTGGATGCCGTTCACCGCGAACCGGGCGTTCAAGAAGAACCCGCGGCTGCTCGCCGGCGCCAAGGACATGCATTACTTCACCGTCGACGGCCGCAAGATCATCGACGGCGCCTCGGGCATGTGGTGCACCAATGCCGGCCATGGCCGCACCCAGATTTCATCGGCGATCGCCAAGCAGGCCGAGGCGCTGGACTATGCGCCGCCGTTCCAGTTCGGCATCCCGCAGGCCTTCGAGCTCGCCAGCCGCATCGCGGAACTGGCGCCCGCAGGCCTCGACCACGTGTTCTTCTGCAATTCCGGCTCGGAAGCGGCCGACACCGCGCTCAAGATCGCGCTGGCCTATCACCAGATCAACGGCCAGGGCGGCCGCATCCGCCTGATCGGCCGTGAGCGCGGCTATCACGGCGTCGGTTTTGGCGGCACCTCGGTCGGCGGCATCGTCGGCAATCGCAAGATGTTCGGCTCGCTCTTGACCGGCGTCGATCATCTGCCGGCGACCTATGACCGCGAGAAGCAAGCCTTCAGCATCGGCGAGCCCGAATATGGCGCGCATTTCGCCGACGAGCTCGAACGCATCGTCAATTTGCACGGCGCCAACACCGTCGCGGCCGTGATCGTCGAGCCGATGGCGGGATCGACCGGCGTGCTGCCGGCGCCGAAGGGCTATCTCAAGCGGCTGCGCGAGATCACCCAGAAGCACGGCATCCTCCTGATCTTCGACGAGGTCATCACCGGCTTTGGCCGGCTCGGCTTCGCCTTTGCCGCCGAACGCTATGGCGTGACGCCCGACATGCTGACCTTCGCCAAGGGCATCACCAATGGCGCCGCCCCGATGGGCGGCGTGCTGGTGCGCGACACCATCCATGACGCCTTCATGAGCGGCCCGGAACATGCGGTCGAACTGGCCCATGGCTACACCTACTCGGCCCATCCGCTGGCCTGCGCGGCGGGTCTCGCCACGCTCGACATCTACCGCGACGAAAAGCTGTTCGAGCGCGCCAACAAGATCGAGCCGAAATTCGCCGACGCTGTGATGTCGCTGCGGAACCAGCCTGATGTCGTGGATATCCGCACCGTCGGCCTGACCGCGGGCATCGATCTCGCACCGGTCGCCGACGCGCCGGGCAAGCGCGGCTTCGCCGGGCTCAACAGCGCCTTCCACGACAACGACCTGATGGTGCGGGTTGCCGGCGATACGCTGGTGCTGACCCCGCCGTTGATCATCACCGAAGACCAGATCGGCGAGATCATCGAAAAAGTCGCCAAGGTGATCCGCGCGACGGCTTGA
- the prmB gene encoding 50S ribosomal protein L3 N(5)-glutamine methyltransferase, translated as MAKRAKPAAKRGASPSKLPKVSAGELLTLLDFVRYAVSRFTEAGLVFAHGTTDPVAEAAFLVCEALHLHPDQFEAFATARVTAAEGKKILDLIGRRVTTRKPTAYLVNKIYMRGLPFYVDERTIVPRSFIGELLEQHFGGDGDEEAGSLISDPGVVESVLDLCTGSGCLAILASRNFPNAEIDAVDISKDALEVAARNVRDYGLENRLTLYRGDLFKPLNGKRYDLIISNPPYVDAEGMAGLPRECRAEPKLAFDGGPDGIDIVRRILDEAEAHLTPQGGLLCEIGRCRPQLEAAYPQLPLLWLDTADSEGEVFWIAAADL; from the coding sequence ATGGCCAAACGCGCAAAACCGGCAGCGAAGCGCGGCGCCAGCCCGTCGAAACTCCCCAAGGTCAGTGCAGGCGAATTGCTGACCCTGCTCGATTTCGTCCGCTACGCCGTCAGCCGCTTCACCGAGGCCGGGCTGGTCTTTGCCCATGGCACCACCGATCCGGTTGCCGAGGCCGCCTTCCTGGTCTGCGAGGCGCTGCATCTGCACCCTGACCAGTTCGAGGCGTTCGCCACCGCGCGCGTAACCGCCGCCGAAGGCAAGAAGATCCTCGATCTGATCGGACGGCGCGTCACGACGCGAAAACCCACAGCCTATCTCGTCAACAAGATCTACATGCGCGGCCTGCCATTCTATGTCGACGAGCGCACCATTGTGCCGCGCTCGTTCATCGGCGAATTGCTGGAGCAGCATTTCGGCGGCGACGGCGATGAGGAGGCCGGCTCGCTGATCTCGGACCCGGGCGTGGTCGAAAGCGTGCTCGACCTCTGCACCGGCTCGGGCTGCCTTGCCATTCTGGCCAGCCGGAATTTTCCGAATGCCGAAATCGACGCGGTGGATATTTCAAAGGACGCACTGGAAGTCGCCGCGCGCAATGTCCGGGATTACGGGCTGGAGAACAGGCTCACGCTGTACCGCGGCGATCTGTTCAAGCCGCTGAACGGCAAGCGCTACGACCTCATCATTTCCAATCCGCCCTATGTCGATGCGGAAGGCATGGCCGGCCTGCCGCGCGAGTGCCGCGCCGAGCCGAAACTCGCCTTCGACGGCGGCCCGGACGGGATCGACATCGTCCGCCGCATCCTGGACGAAGCAGAAGCGCACCTGACGCCGCAGGGCGGGCTGTTATGCGAGATCGGCCGCTGCCGCCCGCAACTGGAAGCCGCCTATCCGCAACTGCCGCTGCTCTGGCTCGATACCGCGGATTCCGAGGGCGAAGTGTTCTGGATCGCTGCGGCAGATCTTTGA
- the moaD gene encoding molybdopterin converting factor subunit 1: MKVKYFAWVRERVGMAEETVEPPADVRTVNDLIGWLSSRGEAYAYAFEKPKVIRAAIDHAHVKPDAVISGAREIAFFPPMTGG, translated from the coding sequence ATGAAGGTCAAATATTTCGCCTGGGTACGCGAGCGGGTCGGCATGGCGGAGGAAACCGTCGAGCCGCCGGCCGACGTGCGTACGGTGAACGACCTGATCGGCTGGCTGTCGAGCCGGGGCGAGGCTTATGCCTACGCCTTCGAAAAGCCGAAGGTGATCCGCGCCGCGATCGACCACGCCCACGTCAAGCCGGACGCCGTGATATCAGGCGCGCGCGAGATTGCATTCTTCCCGCCGATGACCGGCGGTTGA
- the uvrC gene encoding excinuclease ABC subunit UvrC: MDHDSTDHPEPPRKARRSSQPDMPPQDLIAADVDPATSAAEEDDEARLPEAPEEPAEAIAEGPLAVGHTAIENAVRLAPTSPGVYRMLNAGSDVLYVGKAKNVRKRLSSYARVNAPMPARILRMIAATVTVEIVSTTTETEALLLEANLIKQLRPRFNVQLRDDKSFPYILISGDHWAPQILKHRGAQSRPGRYFGPFASAGAVNRTITALQRAFLIRSCTDGFFESRTRPCLLYQIRRCSGPCTREVDFSGYSELVREATDFLSGRSHAVKKLLATEMEKASTELEFETAALYRDRLAALSAIQSQQGINPRTVEEADVFAIHQEGGYSCVEVFFFRTGQNWGNRAYFPRAEKSFTPEEVLASFLAQFYDDKPPPRLILLSHEIEESALLADALSVKAGFKVEVSTPKRGEKKELIAHALTNAREALGRKLSDTATQSRLLQGMAATLALPQVPKRIEVYDNSHIQGTNAVGAMIVAGPDGFIKNQYRKFNIKSEGLTPGDDYAMMREVLERRFKRLLKPPEGDAVKAKADDDSFPQWPDLVIIDGGRGQLNAVREIFEGLGLTQVSLMAVAKGPDRDAGRETLFMPDREAIKLEPRDPVLYFIQRLRDEAHRFVIGSHRKLRKKDIREAGLQEIPGIGPSRKRALLHHFGTLKEIERASIADLGKVPGVSAESARKIFEFFHAQPS; the protein is encoded by the coding sequence ATGGATCACGATTCTACCGACCACCCGGAGCCCCCGCGCAAGGCGCGGCGGAGTTCCCAGCCGGATATGCCGCCGCAGGACCTGATCGCCGCCGACGTCGATCCCGCGACATCCGCCGCCGAGGAGGACGACGAGGCTCGCCTGCCGGAAGCCCCCGAGGAACCTGCCGAGGCGATTGCCGAGGGCCCGCTGGCGGTCGGCCACACGGCCATCGAAAACGCGGTGCGGCTGGCGCCGACCTCTCCCGGCGTCTACCGCATGCTCAATGCCGGAAGCGACGTGCTGTATGTCGGCAAGGCGAAAAACGTCCGCAAGCGGCTCTCCTCCTACGCCCGCGTCAACGCCCCGATGCCGGCGCGCATCCTGCGCATGATCGCCGCGACCGTGACGGTCGAGATCGTCTCCACCACGACCGAGACCGAAGCGCTGCTGCTGGAAGCCAACCTGATCAAGCAGCTGCGGCCGCGCTTCAACGTGCAACTGCGCGACGACAAATCATTTCCCTACATCCTGATATCAGGCGACCATTGGGCGCCACAGATCCTCAAACATCGCGGCGCGCAATCCAGGCCCGGCCGGTATTTCGGGCCGTTCGCATCCGCCGGCGCTGTCAACCGCACCATCACAGCGCTGCAGCGCGCGTTCCTGATCCGCTCCTGCACTGACGGCTTTTTCGAAAGCCGCACCCGGCCCTGCCTGCTCTATCAGATCCGCCGCTGCTCGGGCCCTTGCACGCGCGAGGTCGACTTCTCCGGCTATAGCGAACTGGTGCGCGAGGCGACCGATTTCCTGTCCGGCCGCAGCCACGCCGTGAAGAAACTCCTCGCCACCGAGATGGAGAAGGCGTCCACTGAACTCGAATTCGAGACCGCGGCGCTGTATCGTGATCGCCTCGCCGCGCTGTCGGCGATCCAGTCGCAGCAGGGCATCAATCCGCGTACCGTGGAAGAAGCCGACGTGTTCGCCATCCATCAGGAGGGCGGCTATTCCTGCGTCGAAGTGTTCTTCTTCCGCACCGGCCAGAACTGGGGCAACCGCGCTTATTTCCCGCGCGCGGAGAAGTCGTTCACGCCGGAGGAAGTGCTGGCCTCGTTCCTCGCGCAGTTCTACGACGACAAGCCGCCGCCGAGACTCATCCTGCTGTCGCATGAGATTGAGGAAAGCGCGCTGCTGGCCGATGCGCTCTCGGTCAAGGCCGGCTTCAAGGTGGAAGTCTCGACGCCGAAGCGCGGCGAAAAGAAAGAGCTGATCGCGCACGCGCTGACCAATGCGCGCGAGGCGCTCGGCCGCAAGCTGAGCGACACCGCAACCCAGAGCCGCCTGCTGCAGGGCATGGCGGCCACGCTCGCACTGCCGCAGGTGCCGAAGCGCATCGAGGTCTACGACAACAGCCACATCCAGGGCACCAACGCGGTCGGCGCGATGATCGTGGCGGGGCCGGATGGCTTTATCAAAAACCAGTACCGCAAGTTCAACATCAAGTCCGAGGGACTGACGCCCGGCGACGACTACGCGATGATGCGCGAGGTGCTGGAACGGCGCTTCAAGCGGCTGTTGAAGCCGCCGGAGGGCGACGCCGTCAAGGCGAAGGCCGACGATGATTCGTTTCCGCAATGGCCCGACCTCGTCATCATCGACGGCGGCCGCGGCCAACTCAATGCCGTCCGGGAGATTTTCGAGGGTCTGGGATTGACCCAGGTCTCCCTGATGGCCGTGGCAAAAGGCCCGGACCGCGATGCCGGGCGGGAGACCCTGTTCATGCCGGACCGCGAAGCGATCAAGCTCGAGCCGCGCGATCCGGTGTTGTATTTCATCCAGCGGCTGCGCGACGAGGCGCATCGCTTCGTGATCGGCTCGCACCGCAAACTACGGAAAAAGGACATCAGGGAAGCCGGCCTGCAGGAAATCCCGGGCATCGGCCCGTCACGCAAACGTGCCTTGCTGCATCACTTCGGAACGCTGAAGGAGATCGAACGGGCCTCGATCGCGGACCTCGGTAAGGTTCCAGGCGTTAGCGCAGAAAGCGCTCGCAAGATTTTCGAGTTTTTCCATGCGCAACCGAGTTAA
- a CDS encoding YihY/virulence factor BrkB family protein yields MPRARSGPDNNLRLIAATAILVLTAQHFFQPRAKAGSSGKLIAQPGSPTRERAQEPVARAGMINWIAIPWAAWKHILWRIYERTNDDRLLATAAGVVFFGLLAIFPAVTALVSSYGLFADPRTVGANLQTLAVMLPEGSFQIVEDQIARVLEKGNAALGGTFLFGLVLALWSANAGVKAIIDALNVVYEVRETRNFLKLNLLSLAFTTGGIVALLLMVGAVVAFPLMFNHLGLPPGSGFILGLARWPLLLVVLLVALSLLYRFGPSRRAARWEWLGAGTLAAALLWIAGSAALSWYLSNFGNYNATYGSLGAAIGLMMWMWISATIVLFGAELNSEIERHATAAAQGARPADSSRA; encoded by the coding sequence ATGCCCCGCGCGCGATCCGGCCCCGACAACAATCTGCGCTTGATCGCGGCGACCGCCATTCTCGTCCTGACCGCGCAGCATTTTTTTCAACCCAGAGCAAAAGCTGGTTCTTCCGGAAAATTGATCGCGCAACCCGGCTCGCCCACGCGCGAACGGGCTCAGGAACCCGTCGCCCGAGCGGGTATGATCAATTGGATCGCAATTCCCTGGGCGGCCTGGAAACACATCCTGTGGCGTATCTACGAACGCACCAATGATGACCGCTTGCTCGCCACCGCCGCTGGCGTGGTGTTCTTCGGACTGCTCGCGATATTTCCGGCGGTGACAGCGCTGGTCTCGTCCTACGGACTGTTCGCCGACCCCAGAACCGTCGGCGCCAATCTGCAAACGCTGGCGGTGATGCTGCCCGAAGGTTCGTTCCAGATCGTGGAGGACCAGATTGCCCGCGTGCTCGAAAAGGGCAACGCCGCGCTCGGCGGGACGTTTCTGTTTGGCCTCGTCCTTGCGCTCTGGAGCGCCAACGCCGGTGTCAAGGCGATCATCGACGCACTCAATGTCGTCTACGAGGTGCGGGAAACGCGCAACTTCCTGAAACTAAACCTGCTTTCGCTCGCCTTCACGACCGGCGGGATCGTGGCCCTGCTGCTGATGGTCGGCGCGGTCGTGGCGTTTCCGCTAATGTTCAATCATCTCGGCCTGCCGCCGGGAAGCGGCTTCATCCTCGGCCTGGCGCGTTGGCCGTTGCTGTTGGTAGTTCTGCTGGTGGCGCTAAGCCTGCTCTACCGATTTGGACCCAGCCGGCGTGCGGCGCGGTGGGAGTGGCTGGGCGCAGGCACGCTCGCTGCGGCGCTGCTCTGGATCGCCGGCTCGGCCGCGCTGTCCTGGTACCTCTCGAATTTCGGCAACTACAACGCGACCTACGGCTCGCTTGGTGCCGCGATCGGCCTGATGATGTGGATGTGGATATCGGCAACGATCGTGCTGTTCGGGGCGGAACTGAACTCGGAGATCGAGCGCCATGCGACCGCCGCCGCCCAGGGCGCCAGACCGGCGGACAGCAGCCGCGCGTGA
- a CDS encoding phage holin family protein, whose protein sequence is MLAPSSDLLRAGIGLKLNQIKLATRSYLRDRTNQASGTITSYAVAAGLFVVAGIFLIAACLVGATALFRWIEIHYGQFWAFGAIGALLLAIAAICAGLAAAKLRKPSPHFPSLTSRLRVAIKANPLQPDQIEAARDTAASVLLAPSAGARRRRRSRTRRDNRNMKAGLILMATLLGWAATRRRWQARQMDV, encoded by the coding sequence ATGCTCGCGCCTTCGAGCGACCTGCTGCGCGCCGGGATCGGACTGAAGCTCAACCAGATCAAGCTGGCGACGCGCTCGTATCTGCGCGACAGAACGAACCAAGCGAGCGGAACCATCACGTCCTATGCCGTCGCGGCAGGCCTGTTCGTCGTAGCCGGCATTTTCCTTATCGCCGCCTGCCTCGTCGGCGCCACGGCGCTGTTTCGCTGGATCGAAATCCATTACGGACAGTTCTGGGCGTTCGGCGCAATCGGCGCGTTGCTACTCGCGATCGCCGCGATCTGCGCCGGGCTGGCCGCGGCCAAACTCAGAAAACCATCGCCGCATTTTCCCTCGCTCACCAGCCGCCTTCGCGTGGCGATCAAGGCCAATCCGCTCCAGCCGGACCAGATCGAAGCCGCACGGGACACCGCCGCGTCGGTCTTGTTGGCGCCTTCGGCCGGCGCCCGTCGCAGGCGGCGATCCCGGACGAGACGCGACAACAGAAATATGAAGGCCGGCCTGATCCTGATGGCGACCTTGTTGGGCTGGGCGGCAACGCGACGGCGGTGGCAAGCGCGACAAATGGACGTCTGA
- the pgsA gene encoding CDP-diacylglycerol--glycerol-3-phosphate 3-phosphatidyltransferase, whose translation MNIATTRGQAKTLSLPNILTYARIAAIPVVVGCVFAQSILDGPLWLRWVALAVFIAAAVTDYLDGYYARMWDQQSAFGRMLDPIADKLLVASCLLMLAADSSIHGWTLWAAIVILCREILVSGLREYLAALRVSVPVTKLAKWKTTIQLVAIGFLIAGEAGEQILPQTTLIGIALLWVSAIFTIYTGWDYFRAGIHHLIKEDEG comes from the coding sequence ATGAACATCGCAACAACCAGGGGACAGGCCAAAACCCTGTCCCTGCCGAATATCCTGACCTACGCCCGCATTGCCGCCATTCCGGTGGTGGTCGGCTGCGTTTTCGCCCAATCCATCCTGGACGGCCCGCTGTGGCTGCGCTGGGTGGCGCTGGCCGTCTTTATCGCTGCCGCGGTGACCGACTACCTCGATGGCTACTATGCGCGAATGTGGGATCAGCAATCCGCTTTTGGCCGGATGCTGGACCCGATCGCCGACAAGCTGCTGGTGGCGTCCTGCCTCCTGATGCTGGCAGCCGATAGCAGCATCCATGGCTGGACGCTGTGGGCTGCCATCGTGATCCTGTGCCGCGAAATCCTGGTCTCCGGCTTGAGGGAATATCTGGCGGCGTTGCGGGTCAGCGTGCCCGTGACCAAGCTCGCAAAATGGAAGACTACGATCCAGCTCGTCGCGATCGGCTTCCTGATCGCAGGCGAGGCCGGCGAGCAGATTCTGCCCCAGACCACCCTGATCGGCATCGCCCTGCTGTGGGTGTCGGCGATCTTCACCATCTACACCGGCTGGGACTATTTCCGCGCCGGCATCCATCACCTCATCAAGGAGGATGAGGGATGA
- a CDS encoding molybdenum cofactor biosynthesis protein MoaE, producing MSVTATIRIQEADFDVAQEIAALTKGRTDVGAVVSFSGICRGSENGEPIAALTLEHYPGMAEAEIARHAEGALSRWPLQGLTIIHRFGRIAPGENIVLVVTASPHRQAAFEAAEFLMDYLKTNAPFWKREESGKGTSWVEARDHDDAAAARWTKP from the coding sequence ATGTCTGTCACGGCGACCATTCGCATCCAGGAAGCGGATTTCGACGTCGCGCAGGAGATCGCGGCACTCACCAAGGGCCGCACCGATGTGGGCGCCGTCGTCTCGTTCAGCGGCATCTGCCGCGGCAGCGAGAACGGCGAGCCGATCGCCGCGCTGACGCTCGAGCATTATCCCGGCATGGCCGAGGCCGAGATCGCCCGCCACGCCGAGGGGGCGTTGTCGCGCTGGCCGTTGCAGGGGCTCACCATCATTCACCGGTTCGGCCGCATCGCGCCGGGCGAGAACATCGTGCTGGTGGTGACGGCGTCGCCGCATCGCCAGGCAGCCTTCGAAGCGGCGGAATTCCTGATGGACTATCTGAAGACCAACGCGCCGTTCTGGAAGCGCGAAGAAAGCGGAAAAGGCACCAGTTGGGTCGAGGCGCGCGACCATGATGATGCCGCCGCCGCGCGCTGGACCAAGCCCTGA